The following coding sequences lie in one Mycobacterium sp. DL440 genomic window:
- a CDS encoding LLM class F420-dependent oxidoreductase, which produces MDFRVFVEPQQGATYSDQLAVARAAEALGYSAFFRSDHYLAMSGDGLPGPTDSWVTLAGIARETSTIRLGTMVTSATFRHPGPLAISVAQVDEMSGGRVELGLGAGWFEAEHQAYAIPFPPLGERFDRLEEQLRILTGLWDTPVGETFDFTGEHYTVVDSPALPKPTQTHPPIVIGGMGAKRTPALAAEFAAEFNVPFVPLDTLKTQFARVADAVTAAGRTADSLTYSAAFVLCAGRDEAQIATRAATINREVDELRSNSPLVGTPAEIVDKLGPFLEAGVQRIYLQMLDQTDLDHLELFAGDVIRQLS; this is translated from the coding sequence GTGGATTTCCGTGTGTTCGTCGAACCCCAGCAAGGTGCTACCTACTCCGATCAGCTCGCGGTGGCCCGCGCGGCTGAAGCGCTCGGCTACTCGGCGTTCTTCAGGTCTGACCACTACCTGGCAATGAGCGGTGACGGCCTGCCCGGTCCGACCGACTCCTGGGTGACGCTGGCCGGCATCGCACGCGAAACCTCGACGATCCGGCTGGGCACCATGGTCACCTCGGCCACCTTCCGCCATCCCGGACCGTTGGCCATCTCGGTGGCGCAGGTCGACGAGATGAGCGGTGGCCGTGTCGAATTGGGTCTTGGCGCCGGCTGGTTCGAGGCTGAGCACCAGGCCTACGCCATCCCGTTCCCGCCGCTGGGTGAGCGTTTCGATCGGCTCGAAGAGCAGCTGCGCATCCTCACCGGCCTCTGGGACACGCCTGTTGGCGAGACTTTCGACTTCACTGGCGAGCACTACACCGTCGTCGACTCTCCAGCGCTACCCAAGCCCACTCAGACCCATCCGCCGATCGTCATCGGCGGGATGGGCGCCAAGCGCACCCCGGCGCTGGCCGCGGAGTTCGCAGCGGAGTTCAACGTGCCGTTCGTACCACTGGACACGCTCAAGACCCAGTTCGCGAGGGTGGCCGACGCGGTGACCGCGGCGGGACGAACCGCCGACTCGTTGACCTACTCGGCGGCCTTCGTGCTGTGCGCGGGCCGCGACGAAGCGCAGATTGCCACACGCGCCGCGACGATCAACCGCGAGGTGGACGAACTCCGGAGCAATTCACCGCTGGTCGGCACGCCCGCCGAGATCGTCGACAAGCTGGGCCCGTTCCTGGAGGCCGGGGTGCAGCGGATCTACCTGCAGATGCTCGACCAGACCGATCTGGATCACCTCGAGCTCTTCGCCGGCGATGTCATCCGTCAGCTGAGCTGA
- a CDS encoding TIGR03085 family metal-binding protein, which translates to MTVARRERAALVESMRAAGPDAPTLCEGWTTRDLAAHLVVRERRLDAAPGILVPQLAGYTDRVQQKVTQSTDWADLVDQIAAGPPLYSPFKLLDPLVNVAEMFIHNEDVRRAQPDWEPRDLDAATVSALSRGIGAMARMTMGKSPARVTLTTPQGKTLAAIGSGPEVTVTGEPGELLMFAAGREPARVEFSGNNDAVAALRATRRGL; encoded by the coding sequence ATGACTGTCGCTCGGCGGGAACGTGCCGCACTGGTCGAGTCCATGCGCGCCGCCGGCCCCGATGCGCCCACCTTGTGCGAGGGCTGGACCACCCGTGACCTGGCCGCACATCTGGTGGTGCGGGAGCGGCGCCTCGACGCTGCACCCGGGATCCTGGTCCCCCAGCTCGCCGGCTACACCGACCGCGTGCAGCAGAAGGTCACCCAAAGCACGGACTGGGCCGACCTGGTCGACCAGATCGCCGCGGGTCCCCCGCTCTATTCCCCGTTCAAACTGCTGGACCCGTTGGTCAATGTGGCCGAGATGTTCATCCACAATGAGGATGTGCGCCGGGCCCAACCTGACTGGGAGCCAAGGGATCTCGATGCTGCTACCGTATCCGCGCTGTCGCGGGGAATCGGCGCGATGGCCCGGATGACCATGGGCAAATCCCCCGCCCGGGTCACCCTGACCACGCCGCAGGGCAAGACGCTGGCCGCCATCGGCTCCGGTCCGGAGGTCACGGTGACCGGAGAACCGGGCGAGTTGCTGATGTTCGCCGCCGGACGCGAGCCGGCCCGGGTGGAGTTCTCCGGCAATAACGACGCCGTCGCCGCGCTGCGCGCCACCCGCCGCGGGCTGTAG
- a CDS encoding MBL fold metallo-hydrolase, which translates to MDTRVDEIAPDIYRLSTWIPGITEHGFTFNQFLLTGDEPFLFHTGHRFLFPQVSAAIERILPLTQLRWISFGHLEADECGAVNQFLAAAPDAEVIHGPLAIMLSLTDMCDRPPVAAPAEAAHDIGGHRLRFIATPHVPHNWEAGLWFDETTSTLLAGDLFTHTGQCPALTESDCVAPALDAESLFHATGLTTNLVPTLTQLAELNPTTLALMHGASFRGDGAGQLRALSDGYAGLFGAS; encoded by the coding sequence CTGGACACCCGCGTCGATGAGATCGCCCCGGACATCTACCGGCTCTCCACCTGGATACCGGGGATCACCGAGCACGGCTTCACCTTCAATCAGTTCCTGCTGACCGGTGACGAGCCATTCCTGTTCCACACCGGTCACCGGTTCCTGTTTCCGCAGGTATCGGCGGCCATCGAACGGATACTGCCGCTGACCCAACTGCGCTGGATCTCGTTCGGACACCTCGAGGCCGATGAATGCGGTGCCGTCAACCAGTTCCTGGCGGCCGCACCGGACGCCGAGGTGATCCACGGCCCGCTCGCGATCATGCTGTCGCTGACCGACATGTGTGACCGTCCGCCGGTCGCCGCGCCCGCGGAGGCCGCGCACGACATCGGTGGGCATCGCCTGCGCTTCATCGCCACCCCGCATGTTCCGCACAACTGGGAAGCCGGGCTGTGGTTCGACGAGACCACGTCGACGCTGTTGGCCGGCGACCTGTTCACCCATACCGGCCAATGCCCGGCGCTCACTGAATCCGATTGCGTGGCACCGGCATTGGATGCCGAATCGCTATTCCACGCCACGGGCCTGACCACCAACCTGGTTCCCACACTGACCCAACTGGCCGAGCTGAACCCCACCACCTTGGCCCTGATGCACGGCGCATCGTTCCGCGGTGACGGTGCCGGGCAGCTGCGCGCACTGTCTGACGGATACGCGGGGTTGTTCGGCGCGTCATAG
- a CDS encoding ABC transporter substrate-binding protein: protein MKTPLRRLVAAVVAAAALSVAGTACSDAGTANADQLTVGFVVDPSWAQVPVAADTGLFGKHNVNVKVVNFQSGVEALQAAAAGQVDITTAADVPTSAALTRTPTLRVIADGSRWEGSRIVARRSAGINTVADLAGKSIGTPLGTSAAYYVSNALAQNNIKAELVQVAPSAIVTAATQRNVDAVSIFQPYQAQTIKALGDDAVPLSGGTYNQHSLFVATEAAVATKGKAFTAFLTALGDAGTALSQHDNAATDAVAKATQLDPELLRIVLTEFDFTIQLNPDLADKLAELGTWAKTQKSIDPSTQLPDYAKLLDNQFLPQPSKS from the coding sequence ATGAAGACCCCTCTCCGGCGGCTCGTCGCCGCAGTAGTTGCCGCCGCCGCGCTCTCCGTGGCAGGCACCGCCTGCAGCGACGCGGGCACCGCGAATGCCGATCAGCTGACCGTCGGGTTCGTCGTCGACCCGTCCTGGGCGCAGGTCCCGGTCGCCGCCGACACCGGTCTGTTCGGGAAGCACAACGTGAACGTCAAGGTGGTGAACTTTCAATCCGGCGTGGAGGCACTGCAGGCCGCGGCGGCCGGCCAGGTCGACATCACCACCGCCGCCGACGTGCCGACCTCGGCCGCGCTGACGCGGACGCCCACCCTGCGGGTGATCGCCGACGGATCTCGCTGGGAGGGCTCGCGTATCGTCGCCCGGCGCAGTGCCGGCATCAACACCGTCGCGGACCTGGCGGGCAAGTCGATCGGCACCCCGCTGGGCACCAGCGCTGCCTACTACGTGTCGAATGCCCTGGCGCAGAACAACATCAAGGCCGAGCTGGTGCAGGTCGCGCCGTCGGCGATCGTCACCGCCGCCACCCAGCGCAACGTCGATGCGGTGTCGATCTTCCAGCCCTACCAGGCGCAGACCATCAAGGCCCTCGGCGACGACGCGGTGCCACTGAGTGGCGGAACCTACAACCAGCACAGCCTGTTCGTCGCCACCGAAGCCGCCGTCGCAACCAAGGGCAAGGCGTTCACGGCCTTCCTCACCGCCCTCGGTGACGCGGGAACTGCGCTGTCCCAACACGACAACGCCGCCACGGACGCCGTCGCCAAGGCCACCCAGCTGGACCCCGAACTTCTGCGCATCGTGCTCACCGAGTTCGACTTCACCATCCAGCTGAATCCGGACCTGGCCGACAAGCTGGCCGAACTCGGGACATGGGCCAAGACCCAGAAGTCCATCGACCCGAGCACGCAACTGCCCGACTACGCAAAGTTGCTCGACAACCAGTTCCTGCCGCAGCCGAGCAAGTCCTGA
- a CDS encoding ABC transporter ATP-binding protein — translation MAIQTHDLVVRFPGKQEPTLKGISLTVPDGSFSVLVGASGSGKSTLLHCLAGLITATAGSVTDNGETVTAPHPRRGVAFQRDVLFPWMTVADNIDFALAARRLSKRERRGKIHELLDLVGLRDEVATQRPGELSGGMRQRVSIARVLAGEPTVMLMDEPFAALDALTRLRMQDLLIDLWTRLNRTIVFVTHDIDEAIRLGDTVSVLRDGQIVNQITNPLSRPRPADALADQPGYSEIRKTLHHQLGIDHVVQ, via the coding sequence ATGGCCATCCAAACCCACGACCTCGTGGTGAGGTTCCCCGGCAAGCAGGAGCCGACCCTCAAGGGCATCTCCCTGACCGTTCCCGACGGCTCATTCTCCGTACTCGTGGGCGCCTCCGGCAGCGGCAAATCGACTCTGCTGCACTGCCTTGCCGGACTCATCACGGCCACCGCAGGCTCGGTGACCGACAACGGCGAGACGGTCACCGCACCGCATCCCCGCCGAGGCGTGGCCTTCCAGCGTGACGTGCTGTTCCCGTGGATGACGGTCGCCGACAACATCGACTTCGCCCTGGCGGCCCGGCGACTGTCAAAACGCGAGCGCAGGGGAAAGATTCACGAACTGCTCGACCTGGTGGGCCTGCGTGACGAGGTGGCCACACAGCGTCCCGGCGAGTTGTCCGGCGGCATGCGGCAGCGGGTCAGCATCGCCCGCGTGCTGGCCGGGGAGCCGACCGTCATGTTGATGGACGAACCGTTCGCGGCGCTCGACGCGCTGACCCGCCTGCGCATGCAGGATCTGCTGATCGATCTGTGGACGCGGCTGAACCGCACGATCGTCTTCGTCACGCACGACATCGACGAGGCGATCCGGCTGGGCGACACCGTCAGCGTGTTGCGCGACGGGCAGATCGTCAATCAGATCACCAACCCGCTGAGCCGCCCCCGCCCGGCCGATGCGCTGGCAGATCAGCCGGGGTACAGCGAGATTCGCAAAACCCTGCACCACCAGCTCGGCATCGACCACGTCGTGCAGTGA
- a CDS encoding ABC transporter permease gives MTAGLAVRGTTSPPPQQPAPARLRSALAQLGVLGWTLAGLGITAALWSLIVATGRFPRQLFPSVPEILTAGHTLWTEDLLVDDIVASLQRAAVGFAIGAGVGITVAVFTATTTAGRNLLQPVLRVFSPIPTIGLVPLAILWFGLGENSKLLVIALGVFVPVWINSHSGLASTPIDYLKAARCLGAGRWQTLSRVVLPEAAPDIASGLRVGAAMAFVLIVVAEMTGTTSGIGYRISQAQLFSQADRLIFCLIVLGIVGALCDLLVASVTSPFTRWAQEER, from the coding sequence ATGACAGCTGGTCTGGCGGTCCGCGGTACGACGTCGCCCCCGCCGCAGCAGCCCGCCCCGGCCCGGCTGCGGTCGGCACTCGCCCAGCTGGGCGTCCTCGGTTGGACTCTCGCCGGACTAGGGATCACCGCGGCCCTGTGGTCACTGATCGTGGCAACCGGACGGTTCCCGCGACAGCTGTTCCCGAGCGTGCCCGAGATCCTCACCGCCGGGCACACCTTGTGGACCGAGGACCTGTTGGTCGACGACATCGTCGCGAGTTTGCAAAGAGCGGCAGTCGGTTTCGCGATCGGTGCCGGCGTGGGGATCACCGTCGCGGTGTTCACCGCCACCACCACCGCAGGCCGCAACCTGCTGCAACCGGTGCTGCGGGTGTTCTCGCCGATCCCGACGATCGGTCTCGTCCCGTTGGCGATCCTGTGGTTCGGGCTGGGCGAGAACAGCAAGCTCCTGGTGATCGCACTCGGCGTCTTCGTCCCGGTGTGGATCAACAGCCACTCCGGGTTGGCGAGCACCCCGATCGACTATCTGAAAGCTGCCCGCTGCCTGGGGGCCGGCCGTTGGCAGACCCTGTCGCGAGTGGTGCTGCCCGAGGCGGCCCCCGACATCGCGTCAGGTCTGCGGGTGGGTGCCGCGATGGCGTTCGTGCTCATCGTCGTGGCCGAGATGACCGGCACCACATCGGGTATCGGGTATCGGATCTCCCAGGCACAGCTGTTCTCACAGGCCGATCGGCTGATCTTCTGCCTGATCGTCCTGGGCATCGTCGGCGCCCTGTGTGACCTGCTCGTCGCCTCGGTGACGTCCCCATTTACCCGCTGGGCCCAAGAGGAGCGCTGA
- a CDS encoding aryl-sulfate sulfotransferase, producing the protein MAFVRLTGVSYLDPELAYDSYVLFTGADGVTRLIDLNGTVVHEWPYAGVPPRILDPALNDGRIGDVGVQLSDSDDARGGIYANGTVGQLDWAGEVIWEWGTQAPAGAARQNHDWELLPNGNRLILTTVPRVVPGLGDHTVGDQGLYEVTPEGEIVWKWLAGDHLDEFGFSDAGWDALRQAVARDPDDPWGYLEMNSAKTLGPNRWYVDEPDSAFHPDNILISFRKANIIALIDKSSGTIAWKLGPYYDAEFGAQHQRINVHKVPRPVDQTSGQHNPHMIAAGLPGAGNILVFDNQGGAGYPAAPLGIYAGSRVLEIDPATMEIVWQYTAEDSGLPSWTFFSSFVSNAQRLPNGNTLITEGMQGRLFQVTPDGDVVWEYHSPYQGYGVAGEPEVKQTRVPGVDRLTRTALVYRSQAVPFDWAPEGTLRSPLNAVGLEPGSLS; encoded by the coding sequence ATGGCATTCGTACGACTCACCGGAGTCAGCTACCTCGACCCCGAACTCGCCTACGACAGCTACGTCCTGTTCACCGGCGCCGACGGGGTCACCCGACTGATCGACCTCAACGGCACCGTGGTGCACGAGTGGCCGTATGCCGGTGTGCCACCGCGCATCCTGGACCCGGCACTCAACGACGGGCGGATCGGCGACGTCGGGGTGCAACTGTCCGACAGCGACGATGCCCGCGGTGGCATCTACGCCAACGGCACCGTGGGCCAACTCGACTGGGCCGGGGAGGTCATCTGGGAGTGGGGCACGCAGGCGCCGGCCGGCGCGGCTCGGCAGAACCACGACTGGGAGCTGCTGCCGAACGGCAATCGACTGATCCTGACCACCGTTCCCCGGGTGGTGCCCGGTCTCGGCGACCATACCGTCGGAGACCAGGGGCTCTACGAGGTGACGCCCGAAGGTGAGATCGTCTGGAAGTGGCTGGCCGGCGACCATCTCGACGAGTTCGGATTCTCCGATGCCGGCTGGGATGCCTTGCGGCAGGCCGTTGCTCGCGACCCCGACGATCCCTGGGGCTATCTGGAAATGAACAGCGCCAAAACCCTCGGACCCAACCGGTGGTACGTCGACGAGCCGGACTCCGCCTTCCACCCCGACAACATCCTGATCAGCTTCCGCAAGGCGAACATCATCGCGTTGATCGACAAGTCGTCCGGAACGATCGCCTGGAAGTTGGGGCCCTACTACGACGCCGAGTTCGGCGCCCAGCATCAGCGCATCAATGTGCACAAGGTGCCACGTCCGGTCGATCAGACCTCCGGTCAGCACAACCCGCACATGATCGCCGCGGGTCTTCCGGGCGCGGGCAACATCCTGGTGTTCGACAACCAGGGCGGGGCCGGATATCCAGCGGCGCCGCTGGGCATCTACGCCGGCTCCCGCGTGCTCGAAATCGACCCTGCCACCATGGAAATCGTGTGGCAGTACACCGCCGAGGACTCCGGCCTGCCGTCGTGGACCTTCTTCAGCTCGTTCGTCAGCAATGCGCAGCGTCTCCCCAACGGCAACACCTTGATCACCGAGGGGATGCAGGGGCGGTTGTTCCAGGTCACCCCGGACGGCGATGTGGTGTGGGAGTATCACAGCCCCTACCAGGGCTATGGCGTAGCCGGGGAGCCCGAGGTCAAGCAGACCAGGGTGCCCGGGGTCGACCGGCTCACCCGCACGGCGCTGGTGTACCGGTCGCAGGCCGTTCCGTTCGACTGGGCACCCGAGGGCACGTTGCGTTCTCCGCTGAACGCGGTGGGACTTGAGCCGGGAAGCCTTTCATGA
- a CDS encoding LacI family DNA-binding transcriptional regulator produces the protein MSGKRPTLADVANRAGTSTAVVSYVLNNGPRPVSEVLRAKVIRAIDELNYRPDGRARALRRPRRWRQIGLLVPDLTLPLFGEFVGRIEVEARARDHLTLIGNTGYDPEREIEFATAFAEVGVDGLLVVGAANAPHTANLCRRERIPVVWMHNIRGPIETDIIGVDHVHAGELIARHLLDIHDCRDIAFVGGVTAGDVRHGDRETVQQRFEGVASVVGQSLPHIRTDLTPSGAYGAVREFLRDGAVPRAFVVGTYGQTAATIRAVADAGLRIPDDIRIVGFDGAAVDYGRLRLTTVQQPVDALARQALGRLLGDSPCADDGFVPTLRVGETCGCT, from the coding sequence GTGAGTGGTAAACGTCCGACCCTGGCCGACGTGGCCAACCGCGCCGGCACCTCGACGGCGGTGGTGAGCTACGTTCTCAACAACGGGCCGCGTCCAGTATCAGAGGTATTGCGGGCCAAGGTGATCCGTGCGATCGATGAACTGAACTACCGGCCGGATGGCCGCGCCAGGGCGTTGCGTCGGCCGCGGCGTTGGCGGCAGATCGGACTGCTGGTTCCCGATCTCACGCTGCCCTTGTTCGGTGAGTTCGTAGGGCGGATCGAAGTGGAAGCGCGGGCGCGCGACCACCTGACCCTGATCGGCAACACCGGATACGACCCCGAGCGTGAGATTGAGTTCGCCACCGCGTTCGCCGAGGTCGGTGTCGACGGGCTACTGGTGGTCGGCGCGGCCAACGCCCCGCATACGGCGAATCTCTGTCGGCGGGAACGCATTCCCGTGGTGTGGATGCACAACATCCGCGGCCCGATCGAGACGGACATCATCGGGGTGGATCACGTCCATGCCGGCGAACTGATCGCCCGCCACCTGCTCGACATCCACGACTGTCGCGACATCGCGTTCGTCGGCGGTGTCACTGCGGGCGACGTCCGGCACGGTGACCGGGAAACCGTGCAGCAGCGATTCGAGGGCGTCGCCTCCGTCGTCGGCCAGAGCCTCCCGCACATCCGCACCGATCTCACCCCGTCCGGCGCCTACGGTGCGGTCCGGGAGTTTCTGCGCGACGGCGCGGTGCCGCGGGCGTTCGTGGTCGGGACCTACGGGCAGACAGCGGCCACGATCCGGGCGGTCGCCGATGCAGGCCTGCGGATCCCCGACGACATCCGGATCGTCGGCTTCGATGGTGCCGCGGTCGACTACGGACGGCTGCGACTCACCACCGTGCAGCAACCGGTTGATGCGCTGGCCCGTCAGGCTCTTGGCCGGCTACTGGGCGATTCACCGTGCGCCGACGATGGTTTCGTGCCGACCCTGAGGGTGGGGGAGACCTGCGGCTGTACCTAG
- a CDS encoding DUF445 domain-containing protein, whose translation MSTAETILAVQTWQEIRADFNVNWLIYLSMPFVAAFVGWSTKIVALEMIYRPMEFKGVGPFGWQGIVPRRAGKVGSKTIELLTQNLLKPEELLEKVDAKEAVNALREPLTQVVDEISRDLAEQIRPGLWDSLPDAARNAIQARIHDQTPKVVEKMLNEMRADLNRFVDIQYLAVTTLVRNKDKLNKLMRGLGDNAMAFVRRSGIYFGLVIGVVQMIAWALFQNPWIMPAFGFGVGFISDYIALNMLFRPVQPTKYLGFIPFQGLLHAQRDIITKDYARILSEDLFSPEILFDGVLRGPGADKLFSLVGKEVEAAIDAQTGIATPLVKFAVGTQRYNAFKDNLVRMVLERLPTTLVEAQDYAMNALDLEQTIIDKMGQLTNEEYESILRPVFKDDEPTMIAVGAVLGGIVGEIQVQVIEHFGHDPEAVNALPNLVRTVLHH comes from the coding sequence GTGAGCACGGCCGAGACGATTCTCGCGGTCCAGACGTGGCAGGAGATCAGGGCCGATTTCAACGTCAACTGGCTGATCTACCTGTCCATGCCGTTCGTCGCCGCGTTCGTCGGCTGGAGCACCAAGATCGTCGCGCTGGAGATGATCTACCGGCCGATGGAGTTCAAGGGCGTCGGGCCGTTCGGCTGGCAGGGCATCGTGCCACGCCGGGCGGGCAAGGTGGGCTCGAAGACCATCGAGCTGCTTACCCAGAACCTCCTCAAACCGGAGGAACTGCTCGAAAAGGTCGACGCGAAGGAAGCCGTCAACGCGCTGCGTGAGCCACTTACCCAGGTGGTCGACGAGATCTCCCGCGACCTCGCCGAGCAGATCCGGCCCGGGCTGTGGGACTCCTTGCCCGATGCGGCGCGGAATGCCATTCAGGCCCGCATCCACGATCAGACCCCCAAGGTCGTGGAGAAGATGCTCAACGAGATGCGGGCGGACCTCAATCGATTCGTCGACATCCAGTACCTGGCCGTCACGACGCTCGTCCGCAACAAGGACAAGCTGAACAAGCTGATGCGCGGGCTCGGCGACAACGCCATGGCGTTCGTCCGGCGCAGCGGTATCTACTTCGGGCTCGTCATCGGCGTGGTCCAGATGATCGCGTGGGCGTTGTTCCAGAACCCGTGGATCATGCCGGCATTCGGCTTCGGCGTCGGTTTCATCAGCGATTACATCGCGCTCAACATGTTGTTCCGGCCCGTCCAGCCGACCAAGTACCTCGGCTTCATCCCGTTCCAGGGGTTGCTGCACGCCCAGCGCGACATCATCACCAAGGACTACGCGCGGATCCTGTCCGAGGACCTGTTCTCCCCCGAGATCCTGTTCGACGGTGTGCTGCGCGGACCGGGTGCCGACAAATTGTTCTCGCTGGTCGGCAAGGAGGTCGAAGCGGCCATCGACGCACAGACCGGCATCGCCACGCCGCTGGTCAAGTTCGCGGTGGGCACGCAGCGCTACAACGCATTCAAGGACAACCTGGTGCGGATGGTGCTGGAGCGGCTGCCCACCACGTTGGTCGAGGCGCAGGACTATGCCATGAACGCCCTCGACCTGGAGCAGACCATCATCGACAAGATGGGACAGCTCACCAATGAGGAATACGAGTCGATTCTGCGGCCGGTGTTCAAGGACGACGAGCCGACCATGATCGCGGTCGGTGCCGTTCTCGGCGGCATCGTCGGCGAGATCCAGGTGCAGGTCATCGAACATTTCGGGCACGATCCCGAGGCGGTCAACGCGCTGCCGAACCTCGTGCGGACGGTGCTGCACCACTAG
- a CDS encoding Abi-alpha family protein — MSEELSKRGTDNTVSDEVPARRRNMQRRAFRFATPVGEIAIAIRTPRNERPLLPKRYDPFGLADRALDAAKTSMKLAAWGEEQLATLVKNRLEAIDSAAPRPVTTATPEEPTPESLNTKMDRLLDRALDQSTAGSQVELYHRLLDQLVADEARILGALSEGDASPLVNIHTWTRSRTPGQAVLENACLIGRTANVALPGMVPQYVGHLLSLGLVETGPEDPSQKAEYEVLLAEPMVLQATKSGSRGPLAARVEKLTLSLSGLGRGLWESAVLRDGS, encoded by the coding sequence ATGTCAGAGGAACTGTCGAAGAGGGGTACGGACAACACGGTGTCCGATGAGGTTCCAGCACGCCGCAGGAACATGCAGCGGCGGGCGTTCAGGTTCGCCACACCCGTCGGCGAGATCGCCATCGCGATCCGCACCCCGCGAAACGAGCGCCCCCTGCTGCCAAAGCGGTACGACCCTTTCGGCCTCGCCGATCGCGCGCTCGACGCCGCCAAGACGAGCATGAAGCTGGCCGCCTGGGGCGAGGAACAACTGGCCACGCTGGTGAAGAACCGGCTGGAGGCCATCGATTCGGCGGCGCCCCGACCGGTAACCACCGCCACGCCGGAGGAGCCGACGCCCGAATCGCTCAACACCAAGATGGACCGCTTGCTGGACCGGGCCCTGGATCAGAGCACGGCGGGCAGTCAGGTGGAGTTGTACCACCGGCTGCTCGACCAGCTCGTGGCCGACGAAGCGCGGATCCTCGGCGCGCTCTCCGAAGGTGATGCTTCGCCGCTGGTCAATATCCACACCTGGACCCGATCGCGCACCCCAGGTCAAGCAGTGTTGGAGAACGCCTGCCTGATCGGCCGCACCGCCAACGTGGCGTTGCCCGGCATGGTTCCGCAGTACGTCGGTCATCTGCTGTCGCTGGGTCTGGTCGAGACCGGTCCCGAGGACCCTTCCCAGAAGGCCGAGTACGAGGTGCTCCTGGCCGAGCCGATGGTGTTGCAGGCGACCAAGAGCGGATCCCGCGGCCCGCTGGCCGCACGGGTGGAGAAGCTGACCTTGTCTCTGTCGGGGCTGGGGCGCGGTTTGTGGGAGTCTGCGGTGCTCCGGGACGGGTCGTGA